The sequence below is a genomic window from Chthoniobacterales bacterium.
ACGGGACATCGGCGCATGCAAAGTCTTCCTCCGAAATCATCCGGTAGCTACCGCATCCTCCACACCGCGGACTGGCATTTGGGCAAACTGCTCAACGACCAGTCGCGCGACGAGGAACACGAGCGCTTTCTCGAGTGGTTGCTGGCTCTTGCGACCGAAGCCGCCGCCCATGCCATTCTCGTGGCCGGCGACATTTTCGATTCTGCCAATCCTCCCCAATCCGCCCTGTCGCGTTACTACAATTTTGTCTCCGGCCTTAACCTTGCCCTCCGTGTCCCCGTGAGAGCCCCGTGAAAACAGATG
It includes:
- the sbcD gene encoding exonuclease subunit SbcD; this encodes MQSLPPKSSGSYRILHTADWHLGKLLNDQSRDEEHERFLEWLLALATEAAAHAILVAGDIFDSANPPQSALSRYYNFVSGLNLALRVPVRAP